Proteins encoded within one genomic window of Camelina sativa cultivar DH55 chromosome 19, Cs, whole genome shotgun sequence:
- the LOC104765573 gene encoding zinc finger BED domain-containing protein RICESLEEPER 2-like produces MVKGDFASGSCSDKRKKELVDSMVDEEPSLEEQEKACHKAIAKWFTRAGINPNKIKLPSFAKFMSYLNPHFPPSASKVEKEALELYKECKEKAKKFLKDFDGQVTLSYDYMVLVNEFTRDYIKGPILHEDFVCLTAHFVDDNWRMKKWILGYTTTDHKIPKDDVYGYPFKNAVQDFEIQSNVSALLLPNDVDYDEETLDPFRKWIEEKGNNQIIPRVSLLYCCADLFRLMVDDLFGPLWFLLEDVRMLVGWGRCSSTNWNVTLFHLQQGVDLKAEDAFSKDEIYDDYDKPSDEDWIKIETYCKLTGCIYKVAKVLFEGEYSTSNVFFHLLAELKLMLNQELANADDDYFLGKAKKILERFDKYWNSMFLVLATASLLDPRFKTKYLEFYCSKKEVNVEGSKAETVLDYLSNLYARYAASNISQKPISSDASIDSSDSEKEEEEDYDDEWEEEEYDDDEVEGEDYDEGKEGKEEKKKDKEEKKPDAYEDFVLFQEYLKFEGSPRELHESELDSYLKEPVMEWNKDFKALDWWREESQKFPILSRVARDILSIPISCATSWDAYVVFKREPPEFVLSMEPELANAMMCSKKWLRL; encoded by the exons ATGGTCAAAGGTGATTTCGCCTCCGGCTCTTGTTCAG ataagaGGAAGAAAGAGTTGGTCGATTCTATGGTTGATGAGGAGCCTTCACTTGAGGAGCAGGAGAAAGCTTGTCATAAAGCTATAGCCAAGTGGTTCACTCGCGCTGGGATTAATCCTAATAAAATTAAGCTCCCTTCCTTTGCAAAGTTTATGAGTTACCTCAATCCTCATTTTCCTCCTAGTGCTTCTAAAGTCGAGAAGGAAGCTCTCGAGTTATACAAAGAATGTAAAGAGAAGGCTAAGAAGTTTCTCAAGGATTTTGATGGGCAGGTAACACTCTCTTATGATTATATGGTTCTTGTGAATGAATTCACTAGGGATTACATTAAAGGCCCCATTTTGCATGAGGATTTCGTCTGTTTGACCGCTCATTTCGTTGATGACAACTGGAGGATGAAGAAATGGATCTTGGGGTACACTACTACTGACCATAAGATACCTAAGGATGATGTTTATGGTTACCCTTTTAAGAACGCTGTTCAGGATTTCGAGATTCAGAGCAATGTCTCTGCTCTTCTACTGCCTAACGATGTGGATTATGATGAAGAAACGTTGGATCCTTTCAGGAAATGGATTGAAGAGAAAGGGAATAATCAGATCATCCCGCGGGTTTCTCTGCTTTATTGTTGTGCTGATCTTTTCCGGTTAATGGTTGATGATCTGTTTGGTCCCTTATGGTTCCTGCTGGAGGATGTTCGTATGTTGGTTGGATGGGGAAGATGTTCATCGACCAACTGGAACGTCACTTTGTTTCATCTGCAGCAAGGTGTTGATCTGAAAGCTGAGGATGCATTCTCTAAGGACGAGATTTACGATGATTATGACAAACCATCTGATGAAGATTGGATTAAGATTGAAACTTATTGCAAACTCACTGGTTGTATCTATAAAGTGGCAAAGGTTCTTTTCGAGGGAGAGTATTCGACATCTAATGTTTTCTTTCACCTTCTTGCTGAGCTGAAGCTAATGTTGAACCAAGAGCTTGCGAATGCTGATGATGATTACTTCCTCGGCAAAGCTAAGAAGATATTGGAGAGGTTTGATAAGTACTGGAATAGTATGTTTCTGGTTTTGGCAACTGCTTCTCTATTAGATCCTCGGTTCAAGACGAAGTATCTTGAGTTTTACTGCTCAAAGAAGGAAGTCAATGTTGAAGGTTCAAAAGCTGAAACTGTTTTGGACTATTTGAGCAATCTCTATGCTCGCTATGCAGCTAGCAACATCTCTCAGAAACCAATATCCTCGGATGCTTCAATTGACTCCTCTGACTctgaaaaagaggaagaagaagattatgatgatgaatgggaagaagaagaatatgatgatgatgaagtagaAGGAGAAGATTACGATGAAGGAaaagaaggcaaagaagaaaaaaagaaggacaaggaagagaagaagcctGATGCGTACGAggactttgttttgtttcaggaaTATCTCAAGTTTGAAGGATCTCCAAGAGAGCTTCATGAATCAGAGCTTGACTCCTACCTTAAAGAACCGGTTATGGAGTGGAACAAAGACTTCAAAGCATTGGACTGGTGGAGAGAAGAGAGCCAAAAGTTTCCAATACTCTCCCGAGTAGCTCGTGACATTCTCTCCATTCCAATCTCATGTGCCACATCGTGGGATGCTTATGTTGTGTTCAAAAGAGAGCCACCTGAGTTTGTTCTCTCCATGGAACCAGAACTTGCTAACGCGATGATGTGCAGCAAAAAATGGTTACGCCTCTAG